The Trueperaceae bacterium genome includes the window TGATCGCCGGCAACCGCACGGCCTCCACCAGCGACTGGGGTAGCGCCTACTTCGATCCGTTTGACCTGGCCATACCCAAGCTCCGCACGAAGGACCGCGGCAACTACTCCTTCTACTCGAACGCCGACGTCGACGAGGCGTTCCGGGTCGCCTCCACCTCCATCGACGACGAGACGCGCGCCGCCGCCTACAAGCGCGCCCAGCGCGCCATCTACGCCGACGCCGCCCTCGGCTTCGGTTACGTGCTGCAGAACATCGAGGCGGCGTCCGACGCCGTCAAGGGCTGGGAACCCGCCGCCGACAACAGCGAGAACATGCACAAGGTGTCGGTCGACGGTTCCGACACGCTCGTCCTCGCCATGCGCACGAACGCGCTCGTAACGTTCGACCCGGCCATGTACCGCGACCGCGAGACCGAGGCCGTGCTCCGCAACATCTTCGACGCGCTCACCATCCCCACGGCGCAGGGCCAGATCCAGCCGCACCTCGCCACCGCCTGGCGCGTCGTCGACCCGCTGACCTACGAGTTCGACCTGCGCGACGGCGTGACCTTCAGTAACGGCGAGGTCCTCGACGCCGACGACGTGGTGTTCACGTTCGGCCGCATCCTCACCGAGGGGGCCGTGGGCGGCCAGACGAGCCCCCGCGCCGGCCTGCTCGGCCCCATCGACCACGTCGAGAAGGTCGACGCCCACACGGTGCGCTTCCACTACAAGGAGACGTTCCCGCAGGAACTCGTCCTGCAGGCGTTGAGTCACTTCCAGATCGTCCCACAGGAGTACGTGACCGAGGTCGGGGACGCCGCCTTCGCCAAGGCCCCCATCGGTTCCGGCCCGTTCGTGTACGCCCGCGGCGCCCTCGACGCGCAGGTCGTGTTGGAGGCCAACCAGGGCCACTGGAACGGCGCGCCCAAGCTGAAGAGCGTCGTGTTCCAGATGATGCCAGAACCAAGCACCCGCATCGCGGCCCTCCTTGCGGGCGAGGTCCACGTCATCCAGGCCGTGCCGCCCGACCTCGTCGAGCGCCTGCAGGGCGTGCCGGGCGTCGGCGTCCACACGGCCCTGGGCACCCGCTCGTACCAGATCGAGCTCAACAACGCCACCGCTCCGTTCAACGACACGCGCGTGCGGCAGGCGTTCAACTACGCCATCGACTGGAACAGCATCCTGAGCAACATCTACTTGGGCTACGGCGACAGGCTCTCCACCGTCTTCCTCCCCAGCGGCTTCGGCTTCGACTCCGACCTGGCCCCCTATCCGTACGACCCGGAGAAGGCCAAGCAGCTCCTGCGCGAAGCCGGCTACGACACGAACTGAGGCTCCTATCCTGAGGAGCGCGGCGCGGGGGCTGGCCCCCCTCGCGACCGGTCGACCCACCCAGTGACCCACGCCGCGGAGCCGGAAGCTTGGCTCCGCGGCTGCCACCTCGGGACCGCGCCAGGCCC containing:
- a CDS encoding peptide ABC transporter substrate-binding protein; this encodes MHRARWLLVAFAALALSAAGAEKLTFVLDVTENRSDEGQAIVAQLQAIGIDASLRVWQSSVLKDEMIAGNRTASTSDWGSAYFDPFDLAIPKLRTKDRGNYSFYSNADVDEAFRVASTSIDDETRAAAYKRAQRAIYADAALGFGYVLQNIEAASDAVKGWEPAADNSENMHKVSVDGSDTLVLAMRTNALVTFDPAMYRDRETEAVLRNIFDALTIPTAQGQIQPHLATAWRVVDPLTYEFDLRDGVTFSNGEVLDADDVVFTFGRILTEGAVGGQTSPRAGLLGPIDHVEKVDAHTVRFHYKETFPQELVLQALSHFQIVPQEYVTEVGDAAFAKAPIGSGPFVYARGALDAQVVLEANQGHWNGAPKLKSVVFQMMPEPSTRIAALLAGEVHVIQAVPPDLVERLQGVPGVGVHTALGTRSYQIELNNATAPFNDTRVRQAFNYAIDWNSILSNIYLGYGDRLSTVFLPSGFGFDSDLAPYPYDPEKAKQLLREAGYDTN